A single region of the Phaenicophaeus curvirostris isolate KB17595 chromosome 4, BPBGC_Pcur_1.0, whole genome shotgun sequence genome encodes:
- the RBM46 gene encoding probable RNA-binding protein 46 yields the protein MHRENKAAANGCGKIRSGSENEAALLGLMERTGYSIVQENGQRKFGGPPPGWEGPPPPRGCEVFVGKIPRDVYEDELVPVFEKAGKIYEFRLMMEFSGENRGYAFVMYTAKEEAQLAIKTLNNYEIRPGKFIGVCVSLDNCRLFIGAIPKEKKKEEILNEMKKVTEGVVDVVVYPNATDKTKNRGFAFVEYESHRAAAIARRRLIPGTLQLWGHTIQVGWADPEREVDEETMQRVKVLYVRNLMISTTEDTIKAEFNKFKPGVVERVKKLRDYAFVHFFHREDAVAAMSVMNGKCIDGAIIEVTLAKPVSKESTWKQHFNGQIIASSENLLGFSNKGDGHQKALGEPGSLPVHLNGQHSPGPPELEGCIYPSFPGRKLTPISMYSLNSSHFSSAAMHLDYFCNKNNWAPPEYYLYSTTSQDGKIRLLYKVIIHSIVDGSQSSFMPNKPCTTVEDAKELAAQFTLLHLAPEKACVTLLSLKAP from the exons ATGCACAGGGAAAATAAAGCTGCAGCAAATGGATGTGGCAAAATCCGAAGTGGCAGTGAGAATGAGGCTGCTTTACTGGGACTTATGGAGAGGACTGGATACAGCATAGTTCAAGAAAATGGCCAAAGGAAATTTGGTGGTCCTCCTCCAG GTTGGGAAGGTCCTCCACCGCCTCGTGGATGTGAAGTTTTTGTGGGTAAGATTCCTCGTGATGTGTATGAAGATGAATTAGTTCCTGTTTTTGAGAAGGCCGGGAAGATCTATGAGTTCAGACTGATGATGGAATTCAGTGGTGAGAATCGAGGCTATGCTTTTGTGATGTACACTGCTAAAGAGGAAGCCCAGCTAGCCATCAAGACTCTTAATAATTACGAAATTCGTCCAGGAAAATTTATCGGTGTCTGCGTAAGCTTGGACAACTGCAGACTATTTATTGGAGCaataccaaaagaaaagaagaaggaagaaatactgaatgaaatgaaaaaagttACAGAAGGAGTGGTGGATGTCGTTGTTTATCCAAATGCCactgacaaaaccaaaaatcgtggttttgcttttgtagaATATGAATCTCACAGAGCAGCTGCGATAGCTAGAAGGCGGCTAATCCCAG GAACATTACAGCTCTGGGGTCATACTATTCAAGTCGGCTGGGCAGACCCAGAGAGAGAAGTTGATGAAGAAACAATGCAGAGAGTTAAAGTATTATATGTAAGAAACTTAATGATATCTACTACAGAGGACACAATTAAAGCTGAATTCAACAAGTTCAAGCCAGGAGTAGTTGAACGTGTAAAGAAGCTGAGAGACTAtgcttttgttcattttttccacCGAGAAGATGCAGTTGCTGCTATGTCTGTAATGAATGGAAAGTGTATTGATGGAGCTATTATTGAGGTAACACTAGCAAAGCCAGTTAGCAAAGAAAGTACTTGGAAGCAACATTTTAATGGTCAGATAATCGCCAGTTCTGAAAATCTCTTAGGGTTTTCTAACAAAGGAGATGGTCATCAAAAAGCCTTAGGGGAACCAGGAAGTCTTCCAGTTCATCTTAATGGTCAGCACAGTCCAGGCCCTCCTGAGCTCGAAGGATGTATATACCCATCTTTTCCAGGAAGAAAGCTTACTCCAATTAGCATGTATTCTTTAAACTCCAGTCACTTCAGTTCTGCAGCAATGCATCTGGATTATTTTTGCAACAAAAATAACTGGGCACCACCAGAATACTACTTGTATTCAACCACAAGTCAGGATGGGAAAATACGCTTGCTGTACAAGGTGATTATTCATAGTATTGTAGATGGCTCTCAGAGCTCCTTCATGCCAAACAAACCCTGTACCACGGTAGAAGATGCGAAGGAATTGGCAGCACAGTTCACACTTCTACATCTAG CCCCTGAGAAAGCATGTGTAACTTTGCTGTCCCTGAAGGCACCGTAG